A stretch of Eleutherodactylus coqui strain aEleCoq1 chromosome 2, aEleCoq1.hap1, whole genome shotgun sequence DNA encodes these proteins:
- the C2H15orf39 gene encoding uncharacterized protein C15orf39 homolog isoform X2, whose protein sequence is MAGKRHYGTVDHIMHNKLSRLEVASRRSTSCFKIAPSQDLQTYQNFMTYSTSDTEGLGSSSPWSATAAYLQYAGNALSEHMQSRESSVKYQRPHNPLQLTDSSNNPVSIHQNPPVHSYHMSHPQACPTIAMPTPVYRSPSHFMDPAYNLRGLQSLGVCVASQPTCPPTMEWNSSARFAHSSSPLYASGTKKHLSTPNSYPEVAGSQSSLSLGLQEQNPLYRHRADMSPAVDVSSKCSQKNTFKEAFHTQQNGQLFYTEGNVPLGRQRSSAFTTPSPQHNNKPSAYQGNLDHHMGQLYSKNIYGNLTNSIHQRSSPFSSSIELTGSPHSARGGSVYPNQAQHMHSGYVSEKPRVQTSHLDGTLQASEGSFKVKPDTRKTITEIPMCSPQREKNFLMQSYHMNKDIWGMSNRTDNEMLFNLTPGNRSLQERTPHQEPYARQSTHSSFVQPSSSSVMTPIVSSHELFSGQRASSHSVTLDKSSLHNSIHSFEHPRVTGVQPVENTTKRHSSRTHTNLEYAQSTDPRSSSVSERGSQYQMNPRNEGSKLVATALCPSSELPGSKSVDVYDSKSDPTSVRDNESIDNPKSPPMPVINDVFSLAPYRAYLEGNAPHPFPTHQEAEVENLASTSGFLEHPLPEDRTENVEGISNSNKVVNLSNMNVVKNQKEKDVQNRAQETSMQNASAESVVLDLSLKKIHQTGSFPCAQQTSSCHVRDTLLTTAAENCLGKAKNQIKGQEGYVSSDTDRVFHSGQASSVIFESSQESCPPLSTDRLTSPAKENRLSKENLLCQRQKNISHTPKAFPWHRQEKYQSRAKETQKNNLEESRVSWAAKSLSNRQQDVDHSQNTERLPSQHQHFSPSEMTECLPQLLQNCSSQHYKSKSHNFQHSYKLHSNRSLSHQPQDNSFSQVPENVSQPDLSKSTSQTLRTLPVRTKVQRPTRSEFSVYVNTVQTQTSLVPVLLASPPTVYVTNTIALHTSQRPPIEGPGQAAKKTLESCHSLSSPSGSENESNGFHSSKSFMFRKYKMKKYSSSEEETQRVSTDSTSQNLSNPPVSDTVQSLPPSAPESSPALGEANVSLANVGEPLLNSSGKKFSELHRSLHRAITNAVSRSPSNMLEDWLIKTKEEEKSKIPVKTKNSLRISEPSSDLPDHDIWLTFDEVRLLLHKLLSQLETFMFTRHCPFPHVIRAGAIFIPIYLVKEGLFPELLGPAIDRVLQKHKVELRPTTLSEEKLLRETKLKDCPSRMLKLLALKQLPDVYPDLLCLFCRLTIQQELGSRTQSGLHTLK, encoded by the coding sequence ATGGCTGGAAAAAGACACTATGGCACTGTGGATCATATCATGCACAATAAGTTATCCCGATTGGAGGTGGCATCGCGGCGTTCCACATCTTGTTTTAAGATTGCACCATCACAAGATTTGCAGACCTATCAGAACTTTATGACTTATTCTACATCTGATACTGAGGGGCTTGGATCTTCCAGTCCTTGGAGCGCTACAGCAGCATATCTGCAGTATGCAGGCAATGCCCTAAGTGAGCACATGCAGAGTAGGGAATCTTCAGTAAAGTATCAAAGACCGCACAATCCTTTGCAACTGACAGATAGTTCAAATAATCCGGTTTCAATTCACCAGAATCCCCCAGTACATAGCTACCATATGTCACACCCACAAGCATGCCCTACAATTGCAATGCCCACCCCTGTTTATAGGAGTCCAAGCCATTTTATGGATCCAGCATATAATTTAAGAGGTTTGCAGTCTCTGGGTGTTTGTGTAGCATCTCAACCTACATGTCCACCTACTATGGAATGGAATTCCTCTGCAAGATTTGCTCATTCATCTTCTCCATTATATGCCTCTGGAACAAAGAAGCATCTTTCCACCCCTAACTCTTACCCTGAAGTAGCTGGAAGTCAATCTTCTTTGTCTCTTGGCTTACAGGAGCAAAATCCTCTTTATAGACACAGAGCAGATATGAGTCCTGCAGTAGATGTTTCTTCAAAATGTtcacaaaaaaacacttttaaagaGGCCTTCCACACTCAACAAAATGGCCAGCTTTTCTATACTGAAGGTAATGTACCTTTAGGAAGACAGAGAAGTTCAGCCTTTACCACTCCTTCTCCACAGCATAACAATAAACCTAGTGCCTATCAAGGTAACCTAGATCATCATATGGGGCAATTGTACTCAAAGAATATTTATGGTAATTTAACAAACAGTATCCACCAAAGATCATCGCCATTTTCTAGCAGTATCGAATTGACAGGATCTCCCCACAGTGCAAGGGGTGGCTCAGTTTATCCAAACCAAGCACAGCATATGCATTCAGGCTATGTCAGTGAAAAACCAAGAGTGCAAACATCTCACCTTGATGGAACTTTGCAAGCAAGTGAAGGATCATTCAAAGTAAAGCCAGATACTCGCAAGACCATTACAGAGATTCCCATGTGTTCACCCCAAAGAGAGAAGAATTTCCTAATGCAGTCCTATCATATGAATAAAGATATATGGGGAATGTCTAATAGAACGGACAATGAAATGTTGTTTAACTTGACCCCAGGAAACAGGAGTTTGCAAGAAAGGACTCCCCATCAAGAACCTTATGCAAGACAGAGTACGCATTCTTCTTTTGTTCAACCAAGTAGCAGTTCTGTTATGACCCCAATTGTCTCCAGCCATGAACTTTTTTCTGGTCAACGTGCCAGTAGTCATTCAGTTACGTTAGATAAATCTTCATTGCATAATtcaatccattcttttgaacacCCTAGAGTTACAGGTGTTCAACCTGTAGAAAACACTACCAAACGTCATAGCAGTAGAACACATACAAATCTAGAATATGCACAATCAACTGATCCTAGATCTTCCTCTGTCTCTGAACGTGGCAGCCAGTATCAAATGAATCCTAGAAATGAGGGCTCAAAACTTGTTGCAACTGCATTGTGTCCAAGCAGTGAACTTCCAGGTAGTAAATCAGTAGATGTTTATGATTCAAAATCTGACCCTACTTCTGTCAGGGACAATGAGAGTATTGATAATCCAAAATCCCCACCAATGCCTGTTATAAATGATGTGTTTAGCTTAGCCCCATACCGTGCTTATTTAGAAGGAAATGCTCCTCATCCTTTTCCTACACATCAAGAAGCTGAAGTTGAAAACCTTGCATCTACCTCTGGTTTCTTAGAGCACCCACTTCCAGAAGACAGGACAGAAAACGTTGAAGGAATTTCGAATAGCAATAAAGTAGTGAATTTAAGTAATATGAATGTTGTAAAGAATCAGAAGGAAAAAGATGTACAAAATCGAGCACAAGAAACATCCATGCAAAATGCAAGTGCAGAATCTGTGGTTCTAGATCTTAGTTTGAAAAAGATACATCAGACTGGTTCCTTTCCTTGTGCCCAGCAGACTTCTTCTTGCCATGTGAGGGATACTTTGCTTACTACTGCTGCAGAAAATTGCCTGGGTAAAGctaaaaatcaaataaaaggtCAAGAGGGCTACGTATCTTCAGATACTGACAGAGTTTTCCACTCGGGTCAAGCCTCTAGCGTCATTTTTGAATCGAGTCAAGAGAGCTGTCCACCTTTATCCACTGACAGACTGACTTCCCCCGCTAAAGAGAATAGACTGTCTAAGGAAAACTTACTTTGCCAGAGGCAGAAAAACATCTCTCACACCCCCAAGGCCTTTCCCTGGCATCGTCAGGAGAAATACCAGTCTCGAGCTAAAGAAACACAAAAGAACAATTTAGAAGAAAGCCGTGTGTCTTGGGCAGCCAAAAGCTTGTCGAACAGACAACAGGATGTTGATCATTCTCAAAATACTGAGCGGTTACCCAGCCAGCATCAACATTTTTCCCCATCTGAGATGACTGAATGTTTACCGCAACTACTTCAGAATTGTTCATCTCAACACTATAAGAGCAAATCTCATAACTTTCAGCACAGTTACAAATTGCATTCCAACAGAAGCCTTTCCCACCAACCTCAGGATAATTCTTTTTCTCAGGTACCTGAAAATGTGTCACAACCAGACCTTTCCAAAAGCACAAGTCAGACGTTAAGGACTTTACCTGTTCGTACTAAAGTACAACGTCCCACTCGCTCAGAATTTTCAGTCTATGTGAATACCGTGCAAACTCAAACTTCTCTTGTGCCTGTTTTACTTGCATCTCCTCCTACTGTTTACGTCAcgaatactatagcattacacaCCTCGCAACGACCACCTATAGAGGGACCAGGACAAGCTGCAAAAAAAACACTTGAATCATGCCATTCACTATCTTCACCCTCGGGTTCAGAAAATGAAAGTAATGGCTTCCACAGTTCAAAATCATTCATGTTTCGGAAGTACAAAATGAAGAAGTACTCTTCATCTGAAGAAGAGACGCAAAGAGTTAGTACAGACTCTACTTCCCAAAATCTGTCTAATCCACCTGTATCTGATACAGTGCAGTCTCTACCTCCTAGTGCTCCGGAATCCTCCCCTGCCCTAGGGGAAGCAAATGTGTCTTTGGCAAATGTTGGTGAACCTCTTCTTAATAGTTCTGGTAAGAAGTTCTCTGAACTCCACCGCTCGCTGCACAGAGCTATCACTAATGCTGTTTCTAGATCTCCTTCCAACATGCTTGAGGACTGGCTAATAAAAACAAAGGAAGAAGAGAAAAGCAAGATACCTGTGAAGACTAAGAATAGTTTAAGGATAAGTGAGCCGTCCTCAGACTTGCCAGACCATGACATATGGCTTACTTTTGATGAGGTCCGTTTACTTCTTCATAAACTGCTGTCCCAATTGGAAACTTTTATGTTTACCCGACATTGCCCTTTTCCTCATGTCATACGAGCAGGTGCAATTTTTATCCCTATCTATCTGGTAAAGGAAGGTTTGTTTCCAGAGTTGTTGGGCCCTGCTATTGACAGGGTTTTACAGAAGCACAAAGTAGAACTGCGTCCCACTACTTTGTCTGAAGAAAAACTCCTCCGAGAGACCAAGCTGAAAGACTGCCCTTCTCGCATGTTAAAATTACTGGCCCTTAAGCAGCTTCCAGACGTTTATCCAGACTTGCTGTGTCTGTTCTGCAGACTCACTATACAGCAGGAGCTTG